Proteins encoded together in one Felis catus isolate Fca126 chromosome B3, F.catus_Fca126_mat1.0, whole genome shotgun sequence window:
- the MESD gene encoding LRP chaperone MESD: protein MAASGWVRAALVLLCASDLLLPPLLPRACAAEGAAGTPGEASPPPRKKKKDIRDYNDADMARLLEQWEKDDDIEEGDLPEHKRPSAPIDFSQIDPGRPESILKMTRKGKTLMMFVTVSGNPTEKETEEITSLWQGSLFNANYDVQRFIVGSDRAIFMLRDGSYAWEIKDFLVSQDRCADVTLEGQVYPGRGGGGEKNKTKQEKGKKRKEGEPKSRAAEAAKEDNRAGSKRAEL, encoded by the exons ATGGCGGCCTCCGGTTGGGTGCGCGCGGCCCTGGTCCTTCTCTGCGCCTCTGacctgctgctgccgccgctgctgCCGAGGGCCTGCGCTGCCGAGGGCGCGGCCGGGACGCCCGGGGAGGCCAGCCCGCCCCCgcggaagaagaagaaggatatTCGCGACTACAACGATGCGGACATGGCGCGTCTGCTGGAGCAGTGGGAG AAGGATGACGACATCGAAGAGGGGGACCTCCCGGAGCACAAAAGACCCTCAGCCCCTATCGACTTCTCCCAGATAGACCCGGGCAGGCCCGAGAGCATCCTGAAGATGACGAGGAAGGGGAAGACGCTCATGATGTTCGTCACTGTGTCCGGAAACCCCACTGAGAAGGAGACGGAGGAGATCACCAGCCTCTGGCAGGGCAGCCTTTTCAACGCCAACTACGACGTGCAGAG GTTCATCGTGGGGTCCGACCGGGCCATCTTCATGCTTCGGGACGGAAGCTACGCCTGGGAGATCAAGGACTTCTTGGTCAGTCAGGACAGGTGCGCCGATGTGACGCTGGAGGGGCAGGTGTACCCCGGCCGGGGAGGCGGCGGGGAGAAGAATAAAACgaagcaggagaagggcaagaagaggaaggagggggagccCAAATCCCGGGCCGCCGAGGCCGCGAAGGAAGACAACCGAGCCGGGAGTAAGAGGGCGGAGCTGTAA